In Thiovibrio frasassiensis, one DNA window encodes the following:
- a CDS encoding dual CXXC motif small (seleno)protein, with protein sequence MQCKQCKGRLEVSRSCRRIRMRCQKCGHEYQVHEVADQLDEETEEILSRWTCIIYD encoded by the coding sequence ATGCAGTGCAAGCAATGCAAGGGCAGGCTGGAAGTGTCCCGGTCCTGCCGGAGGATCCGGATGCGGTGCCAAAAATGCGGCCACGAATACCAAGTCCACGAGGTGGCCGACCAACTGGACGAGGAGACCGAAGAGATCCTCTCCCGCTGGACCTGCATCATCTACGACTGA